TGTAAATAGAGTGACGATTAAAGAATATCCTACAAAGTTCAGATGATGGTGAAAACTTTTTCATGTATGTTTTGATAAGATTTAAAAGTATACTTAGAAGTCATAATTATCTTGTATAGTAATGTGATAATGAGTACCATTTCTTCGGTCATTTTCGATTGCACAATGCTGGCATATATTAACAAGTAAATTTCGTGCTGTTTGTGCAGCACTTTTGTGACATATTCCTTTGTTGGTTGAAAGCCTCAAAAAAGAACGGCAATATGTAGATGCGGCGATGGCAAAGGACAGGCTgtgcaatttataaattagcTAAATATTTTGGTACTGACTCCGACAGACACATCCTGCTCCTTCTGACCAAATAAAACGCATGCATATGCATTCCGAAacttatttgcttaaaattgtGAGTGCAGAAATTTCGCAAGTGCTAGGTCTGTCTGTTGTTATGCAAACATTTACTAGAGTAGGGGAACTCGGGTATGGAAATTAGAGTCTACATTGAAATTAGCAGGCGTAGCAGCGTAAAGCGTGTCCTTTAACTCTGAGGTAAACATCAAGCGGAAATCGGCGTATCAGTGCGATAAtcataaaaacaacatttaaataggGTACTTAAGTTTTGTAGTCAgctataatataataattctaAATATTCGATTATGAAATAATACAgaaacatataatataatatgaaAAGCgcagttttgaaaattttacaaattttggaatttattttgttactttttatATGTAAAGTTGCTTTGTTTTCTGAAGTTAAATGTCAGAAAGTGGAATTATTGTTTCAGTTTTCTGTTAATAAAGGAGGTATAAGTTAGTAATGGGTATAAAGCTGTCTAATGCTTTCAGAATTTAAGTGTAAATTCAAATAGGCTAGCCAAaacttttttcgttttaaacTTTTGCAGGCACCGAATaacattttcaacattttttgacATCGACAATTCGATTGTTGCTAAGGGCGTTTTAGCACAGGGCCGGAATcgtcaattaaaaaattcgcTTGGAACTTTATctgattttatatttctacACTTCTACATAGGATGTGTCCTCTTTTTCCGACAACTCTTGTAATCCTAATGAATCCAGCacctatttattttcattgtgGGAAATTGTGCAAATGCCATGACAACAGTTCGTTTTTGGGGGGGTCGAATGCCACGCATACACCAAGCCACATAGCCTGACCATCATACGAATGCGAATGTGTTCAATTGTTTAAATGTGCCGTAACAACAGTGCAAAAAAAGGACAcacaaacaaaaggaaaaatctAGGTTTAGGGCATTACGAATATGGAACACTCTATTGAACAACAAACGATAGAATAGTATATTTGGTGAGGTAGACTcaaagtgttttaaaaaagatatgCGGCATAAatgatatttatattgtatattttttaaattctaagactatacttttagttttattttcaccgatatatatttttgcccCAAGTTATGTATGTAGATATTCGCCATTTATGttacttatattttatattttctaccTTCCTTTGGTTCTATTTTCTCCGGTATATTATTTTGTCCGCAAGTTACAAAGTAACTCGTATGCCTGCAGATTGGTAAgggtattaaaaacaagacaGATACTGATGTAGATTCACTCCTGGTTGTTGTTTGCATACATCAGTCTGAGCTCGGGGAGTAGGCGGCCAGGGGCAGAAGTGGGCTGAGCGGATTGCTGACAGATAGACAGTATTTGCTTCTATTTTGTTAGTGCTTGTTACTGTTTCATATGAGGCTTTGTCTCTCATCAGTTTAATTAGTTGGCAAtgcttttgctttgcttttttcCTGCCCCTTCCAGACGGCACTATTATACCACcctgaaaaacaaaagcctagcctgaacaataataataattgctgTGCATTTTGTCTTTGGAGCTACACATGAAACTGATGTTCGTGGCGAtgacatatgtatgtatttatttttgttgatttaaatgttttattgcgAAAATAGAATGTATTGTTTTGCTGAATGCTATTTTTCTGTGTACTATTTTTGATGTCGTGGACGCAgttcttaaaaacaatttattttttgtttagcaaGAAAAGAGTTAAGTGGTTTtgggatttaaaaaaattaaccaaaatcaaacaaaaaatgttatagtgtttattaatatttcaattccTCTTTCCTGTTTGAAAGTCGTCTTACTTATACTGCATATGGCTTAAACACTTCAAGGACTATCTTGcgttaaaataatgtttttatagtgtttttgactatttttatacccgtaACTCGTGGAGTAAAAGTTGAATTAAGACTTACTccatttttaactttaataaaatgtatgttttttaaatatgaactTTCTTAAATCCAATACTTTTcagaataattaaaataatttagttataAATCTTGCAATGTAAAAtgctttgtattttataatttgagtttatatgtaattgtcaggcatttatttttaatactccATTTTGTATCAGTAGACATATAGGGTTTTTAACCGttccaaaaatattgaaattgaaattgaccTGGATATTGAACTTGAAATTGAACAGGATATTCAACTGGATATTGAACTGTCATATCGAAAGTgtcataatcataataaacCTCAATCGGTGGCCTTGTAGGTTCCTTATTGGGTGGCCTGGTAGGTAGGCTAATTGGTGGTCTTGTCGTTGTAGTTGTCTTTCTTGTTGGCAGAGGCACTTTTTGACCATTGCCGTACAGTCGCCAAACCCGAAGGATAAAGTCGATGTGTCCTAACACGTCCGTGTAAACAGATGCCCATTGGCACCTTTGGTTCGTGTAGCTGGCGATACCGATCTGGATGAAGCGCTGCTTGTTTTGATATGTGATCATTGCCCCCAGAGGACCTCCGGAATCGCCGTTGCACAGATTACTATTTAAGTTTCCCGCACAAAACTGATTGCTCacaatgttgttgttggtgtatTTGTTGCACACCTGTGGTGAACGACGCTGAATTTCTAGTGTCATGAGCTCATCGCTGTCCATTCCAGTCTCGGTATTACCCCATCCAGTACCGGTTAGCAGCTGAATACTGTCAATATAATTCCTCCAGTTAGGATCCCACACAATGCAGATCGGCCTAATGTTTTctacgcaaaaaaaaaaaaaaaaatacttagtCAAAAATGCATGGTTAATATGAAAAAGCTGGAGTATTGACTCGTTTTGTTTCATTTGTGAAAAGAACATATCCTACCTCTGTAAGTTACAGCATATGCCAGCCGAAGGATGGCAATGTCGTTGACATGCGTATTTGGATTGTAAAGGCGATGTCTAAAAGCTGCGTCCACCCTAACCTCCGGTTTATATCCACCTTTAAAGCTTCGCTTATACTCTCCCAGGCGAGCGAATCTGTGAAGCAGAAATCAAACATTCcgatttgaaataatttttttaattttcaaatgtcACTTACAATGTCTTTTGTGGACTGAAGCAATGCGCTGCAGTTAGTACTAATCCTGTGAAAAATACAATAACAATACAGTTATAGGGATTATTTCAGTTATCCTTTCTCTAAGAAGATTGAAAAAACCATTCTAAATTTATGAGTCACTTATTATTCACGATATTAAAATGCTTACTATTTGTGATTAAAGTTCCGCCGCACACGAATGTATAGTCAGTTGCCTTCAGAAAAACCATCCAGGGACTCGAGTTGTTTTGAGCTATCTGGCCGTTAATGACCCGCATTCCAGTATTTTTTTgagttcgagttcgagttcCACATAATGGATCGAGGAATTGACTGAATCCGGGAAATGGTAGGAAAAGAAGCACCAGAAGTTGGCTGGCGATCGGATGCTTTCCCATTACTCAGGTCTTTGTTTCACGAATGGCGGGCGATCGGTGTGGGATCTCAGCTTTATAACTTTCACCATTAAGCTTATCAATCTTTTAATTCCAGGGAATCTAGAGTTCgccataattttttattgataacaACTATACTGATAAGCTCGTCGTATTTTTAATCTCTCTCTCgtgtaattataaataaaactttgtgAGCACCGATCTCGGAAATAGATTTAAAAGAGTAGTTAAGACTTTGCGTAAGAAAGACTTTTATAGAGTCTTACTAACATTTCATTGGTTTCAATTCTTCCTTTTTGCTTCTGTGTACAATTATAAAGTTGTCTGGCTAAGCAATTTAATATTGCcgattttaaatagaaaagtgtgaaacacaaaaaaacaaacacaaaaaacaaaaaaacacaaaacaaaaattgcaaatggCCGACTCGAAATGGAAAGCAGCGATTGCGTTTACAGACAAAAATGTGCATTTAATGGGTTGCAATTTCTATCTTCAGCTCGGAGCAATTCAGAAATTGGTGTAGATTCATTTTAACTGCCTCGTTAGTGAAGGCACCGAAGGAATGCTGAAAACGAAACCGCTTCTCTCTGCAAACAGTGCCGTCGCACCACCCGtagtcatcatcatcatcagcatcattGGACTACCCATAGATTTATCGTTTTTATTCGCTGGAAATCACATTAGCCAAGCGTAAAACCAAAGGAGCGCATAAAAATTGTTCGGCAGCTGAGAAAACGAGTGCAACCCCAATACAAGATACCTCAGAGTACTGCTCCATACTGGGTGTTCTTTATAGGTGTTGCGAAACACACTTGTTTTGGCTAAGTAGAAgagaaaacataattttttactGCTATAACTATTTTCGGTTGTaacgttttaatttaagttgaaTATTAGACAAAACCCTATCATGTTCTGTGTTCTTGATACCCTGTTTATCAGTAAGATGCACTTCGGGTCTGGCCTAGAATCATTTAGAGAGAGTAAGGTAAAACGTGAAGCAGGGGTGCCAAGTTGGGGAAAATGGTGGTTTATTGGAATGTAGGAGGGAGGTTTAGCGTAGACAAtgtctaaaataaaaagtgtttgAAATTATAGCTTTCAGGCGACTCACCCGCTCCTCTTCAGCCGGCGTTCAATTCCATCCAACCGCCGCGAAGAAAGTGCAGACCTCTGTTGACTAAGTGGGGCGAGTGGGTGGATTGGTGGATTGGTGGCTTGGTGGGTGGGTTGCACATGAAATATGAGTTAAGAAAATTGATGACAAACATTTCAACGTTTATTGCATAAAATTACCATAAAATATTGCATGTAAGTAGCTTtttgtctctctctctcttcttAACGAGCACGAGCTCGTTATAAAAATTTCCATTGAtttgaggaaaaaaaaaaggccgGTATAATTGCAATATGAGATGGCGTAGCAGGAAAGAACAAAGGTTAAGATTAAAGTGTTGAAAGGAATGAATCTTAAGGTCAGATGGGTAACTTTAGAATACtttgtatacatttatttaaggaAATAATCTGGTTAATATTCATTAGAGTACTGAATATAAATGTCTACAAAACTACAAGAAATTTTATAAGTGCACGCAACAGAAATCACTAGGTATTTGAATTCACTTAtaaagaaaactattttatacaTACTCAACATATTTCGGAGATCCCATGGATTTATAATGGAATGTGAAGTTCCCATTTTTCaatgcatacttttagacaacTTTATCAATCATTTCAAAACCCTAGTTACTTCTTTAGTACCCTATACACTTTATGATTTATACgacattttttgcattttatcaTTGTCGTTATTTAATTGCTAGTACTCAAATTTGTAACcatcacaattttaatttaccaaGCCTTGTCTTAAACTATTGTTCCGTCTTGggcataattaaaattgatgaaGAGAAGTTTGGACTGGAATGCAGAAGCCACAACTGCATTCCTCACAGTTGCCTTTTGGGGCTGTACGCTGGCCATGTCAAATTTATCACTATACCTCCTTCGGTGGCCACTATAAATTGTTGCCTTTTGCCGGTGCATCTTTGCAGGCATTGGCATCCTTTTGCCAAATCCTCCCCAGCAGCCCCGCCCCCGATATTCTTCGCCGTCGCTTTATGTTTTGAGTCCTGGACAGCACCGCAGGCAACATTATTTGACGTAAccaaagtaattttaattttcaccgCAGCACTCGCAGAACACCAGCGATGGGCGGCCGCAGGAGGCAAAGGAAATGCGAACCAGCCAAGTGGCACTACAATGCACTCAATGGAGTTGTGGGTGGTGGCCGGGAAACTGGGAAACTGTGAAACTGGGAGTTTGGTTACTTAAGCATATTGCAAATATACTGCATAATGAGCTACGCTTTGCTTTTCAAGACACTCAGGTGGAAATCGAGTGAACGATGGCTGACGAGAAATGGCTGAAAACGCATTGAACCGAAAGACGGCTGGGGCTTAGTTATAAGAATGAGCTTTTTATGAAAGTAAAGAGAAAGCAGGATGAGATGAAACGAAAATTAAAGTCCCACCTCTTTAATGAAATTGagtctttatttttattttggtaataattATTGCCGGCAACtcttaaattgattaaaaaactGGATTTTAATTAGTCGGCTCcttaccaaaaataaaaacaattttttttccttttgaattttttaacttaaataatttgtatttaaaattcaaagaaaaaagctATATCACAAAAACGATTCAAATGATAAAAACGTACTAAATCCCAAAAAAAGCCTTGTTTAACtctaaatctttttaaattactttactTTTAAGTTTCTGAGAGGGAAAAAGCTTTATGTcataaaacaattgaaataaataacaaaatcgtACTTTAAATGATATCTCCACTGACTGACTAACCCACAAAATAAACCTAAATCATTTCTAGAGATTTCTAACATTTCTGTATATACACATTTGCAATGACATAAACTTGCACCggaatttgcataaatttaaaatgtatttcgtATTCAGTAACgccataatttaatttagtacCGCAATCAAGTGGTTCAAGCTGAAATCGTTTATTTTTTGCGAGAAATGTTTGGAAATTCGGAATGACAAGCGACGAgaccaacaaacacacacacgtcCGGTGGATTGGGACGGATAGTCCTTCAATTTGGGTGATCTGCTCGTAAATTGGTAGCCAAGGCAAACTCTTTCCCTATATTCAGTCGTAAAGCCAACGTATGCAAATTTCGTATTCACTTTGTCACACATGCACACAAATAGACaaatacacacgcacactcgcacacacacacattctcTCGCACGGAGGGATGTCCTTTTATTCGCACTCACACTGGCACAGGCACATCCTTGTGCATTCATCATCAGCCACATCATCATTTATACATTGTATTTGTCTGCCGTAgtcgtttttgttgttgttgttgttgttgctggcggtGGTCTGCAGTACATAAAACTGCTGACATTTGTTGTTTCCAATTTAGGGCAGTTCATACACCCGCAACCCCCGCAATCAACCACTGGCGCTCaaaaaattcgaaattttCGGTTAGAGCTTAACATTAATTGACTTAGAATTtgtgaaattgaaattatgttGAGTTGACAGTTTGGGGATAAAGTCGCACACAAGCGGACTGACGAATGTGTATCATCTAAATGAATAAAGGTTTCGCCGGCGGCTTAGAGAATTAATAGGAAAAATATAGGCATAGGTATGTCGTGTGGACCCATTGTATGGacccatttaattttaagacttgttcaaatttaatttttgtcgaTCTAAATCAATTCATATATCGTggctataaaaatatttaatcgcgATTACTTTTGCACCAAACGTGGCGTTTATAGTACCTATAAAGAATAAGAAGACAACACATAACTTTCTTAGAATAAGAAAACTAACGTTCTTTGATAACAGTTTGATAAAAGATCTGAAATTTGATTTACTCGTTACATTGGAAATTAGACTACATTCGTACCCGTACTTCGTTGCAGAGCTGCTATGGCAATGCCTCAGTCAAAAGGCCACAAGCTGTGCTAATTAGCGGAGACAAAAGGCTCGAAAAAGTGAAACAAGCGCTGAAACAGAGGCGATACAAGGAGTTGCCAAGGACCTAGACTGGAAAGCCCAGAACAAGCTCGGGATGCAAAGAAAGGACAGAAATATGTGCGGGAGTAcaagcggcggcggcggtagCAGTAGCAATAATTACAACCGTCGGCACACAAAAGACTTCAACACAAATACACACTGGCAGGCATATGTACGGACAAAAAGTGGAAACATTACGCATACGGCCCGTTGAACGTCTGAACCTttcgccgctgctgctgctgctgctgctgctgctgcttttggtTCTGCTCCTGTTCGCTgttcgctgttgttgttgcccaaACAAAGGCCCCAGCGCACAGAGATAAAGAGAAAGCAAACCCCTTTCGACTCAGTTTGGACAATACGTCTGCGAGGAACAGAGAAAGCGCACGGAGAAAGCGAGCTGGGTGGCAAAATAATGGTTGGTGGGATGCTGCTGCGCGGCGCGGATAAAAGCTTATTTACAAAGATTGTGTTAATGCAGCTCGCGGCTATGCAGCACGGACTTTAGTGGCGTCATTTCGGAGTCTTCATGGCGcagtttttctctttttttttgtgtcatGTAGACACCGACTCAGATGGGGAGCAAAATATTCAGATAACAAAGCAATTGGTTAAAATATAAAGACAAAAAGCGAGGACTGAATAATCAAACTTAACGTAACGATTGTCAAAAGATAACAAATAAAGGCCATCAAAatcgatttatttaaaactggtGGATTGATTCAAACGTGTAAGACTCTAACCAATGTTTCAAAcaaccaaattaaattaattttttaaaacataatttatctttttaacAATTGATAAatgatttgttttgattaataCAATACTACCAGTACCACCACTTGTTACCACTTTTCAATTCCTTGTTGGTACTTTCTATTTGCCCAGCTAGTAATGGCTAACTCACAGCACTTCCTGCTGCCATAAGggaaaagtataaatatagCATATATATGGAATATCTGTGTTACATCCTCCATTACACCATTTCCGTTTcttgtgcaattcctcaccaACTGTTGGCTGCTTGCATTGTGCGTATAAATTATGCAACAGTAGCAAGGAATCCATAGACGAAATCTGATTTTccttaaatttgcatttgcaccTAGGcaaaaatgcgaaatgcgGAATGCGGAACCAAACCAAACTCGTAGAGCGTCAACGAATCACGTTCCAGCAGAGCCATCCGTGATATACTACAGTGGGCCCGGGCCCACGAAAAGGCTGTAGAAGCCTCTGGGTGTCCCATCCACCTCCGCCAGTGGAGGTGCCTAAGCTTAAGTGCCATTAGGCACTAGCACCGAAGGCTTTTCCCCGTCTCCACCACGACCCCCTTTGGTCGGTACGAAACCTCTGCCTCGGGGCGTGCTACAAATGTACATAATGCATATTTAAAGAGTTGGCTGGCAAGTGCCAGAAATCGAATATTTTAGCCGGGGAGCTCGGGTTCTCGGTAGGCAGCAGAAATTGCTTGCAGCAAGGGAATCTCGCATTGGGATGCGAAAACCTAACACTTACGGGCAAATGGCGACGCTTCTCTCATTCGCTCATCGCTCTCAGTTCGTTGGGTTTTTAGCATTAAGCTTAAAAGTGGGAAATACTCCTAAGGATTTAAGATAGTCTTTCAGTTATGTGGTGTAGGTGCAGCCAGCACTGGCTAAAAGGTTATTAAGCGTATAATTTGGTACTGCTACTCACTTATTTGAAAGAAAACATTTAGTTCAGAATAAACCAGAAGCTTAGTGCTGAACTATTTCTATGAAATTGAATGAGTTGGCATATAATTTCTTAGTTTGAATGGTTTTGGCATACCACAGCATTTCTTCTATTTTACAGTTTTATAAACATGcctattattaattttcaataattatacttattaaaaatcattttacttGTAGGAAATTAAATCGCAATATACAATCAATACGTTTTCGCTTAACATCATTTAACTCATTTGTTGTTGCGCAATCAACAGTTAAAGAAGACGCACTGCAAGTGGGGAAATAAAATCAGAAAGATAATTTTACATTGTTCGTTCAGATTGTTTCCTGACCAAGCCACCCTTGGCTGATGTTCGTGCTCTTGTTCGACATGAAAGACACATGGAAGAAAAAAGTAATATCCCATGGCCATAACTTGGCCATAAATTCACGCACATGTGTATATGTAAACGGCTGCGTGTACTAACTTCTTTCTGGCCATTTTTTTATGTGACTGCCACTTGAGTAATTAAATTCAGCATCGGCGAAAAAGGAGGCTGCTGCGGCCAATGGGCGTGGCATTAACTCTTTTGTGGCATGACATTTTTGCggttaaatgaatttaaaacgCGCTGCCCTGCGCTCAACTTCACAGGTGCCAAatgacaacaacaaattgCCCGATTGCCTTCGCTCCTGGCCGAAAGTGTTGTCCTTTCCGCTCCTGTCGATGACAATGTCGACATATGGAAATGCTGATGGATGCATTTTGGGCGCGGCCAGGAATGCGAGAAGAATCCGGTGCCCATTGATATGCAAATCGAAAAGACAACTGAAACAACAGAAGCGGAAATGTATTTGTGGATATTTTTGAACGAATATTACGAAGCCCTCAGGATATATAGGTttcgaaaaaccaaaaaatcaaaaattttatatgcagaggatttttttttgaattggcTAGTAATTTGGGTCTTCtttcgcaaaataaataaattaattttataagtaGGCAATAATATTTAAGGATAGACCATACATTCACGATGGATAACATGAAAATCGTATGTATTAGGGATATCCAATTTCTTACCAAGTCTTAAGTTTTTGGAATTTTCTtgtgcatttttataaaaatatattttcagttCACGTAACCGCCATTCGACTCTGCCTGATGAACTTAAAATGACACGACTGGCATTTAATTTTCGCTGTCTACAGCATCGTGCACGTTTCCCTgcctattttaatttaatttatttgcagtTGTAATTGTTGTCGCggaaaaagttaaaacgaaaatcgtttaaaattgtatgcaaATTGTTTCTTTAATTGAATCATTTAAGGGCAGCGACAGTTTGAAACGACAACATTtgacatttaacatttattttcaataatttgcgCTTATCgcatgatttttataattaaaataggtccataaaaaaactcaataaaaataaggtaCAATTATATGAATTATTTAGTACGAGATTACGAATAAAAGCCTTGAATACCAAATTTAATggtttaaattatacaaattcaCTAAAAGCTTTAACTTAGTCAAATTTATCAGTAAATAATGAAAATCCTTTTAGACTGCACGCAAAGTAAGAAGAATTAACCAACCATCTTTTGCTCAGTTAAGGCTTAAACTCACACAACAACCCCATCTTTTCTACCTTGGCAGcccttttaattttgtacaaGCTGagtgacaaaacaaaaaagacaaACTCTTTTTACCACTCCAGCAGCCTGCACAAACTAAAAACAtagagaaaaaaaactaaaaagcttTCCGTCGTCAACTTCCTAGGCAAGTTGCATCTCTGCAAGATAAATGCGGTTTTTGGTGTGTCCATGTGAGATGTAAAGGATTTGCTGACGGTGTGGGGTCCTTATTcgtgtatgtgtgtttgcaAGTTGTTTGGGCTTTTAGGGAGTGACAAAACATAACGCGAAATGCTTCATTTGTTAGAAAAACAGGAAAAGGAATTTCTTGACTTCAAAACCAACAACCTAAATAGAAGGTTTGTTCAACTCCTGCGCTCGTCAGTCAAATCGCAGTCAGTAAATAAGCAAAACCTTTACCTGCAAAAAATggtaaactaatttttatgtAGTTACTTATGTAAAGgcataaaattatgtttatgttgagcatgaaaaaaatgtcatatacaatttttgatttttcaaaacatcaaaatttctttaaatacctttatatacttttttcttTGACTCCTGGCAAGCTTTGTTAACTCCTCTGTATCTGGCACTTGGCCCAAATTTTCAAGCCGAAAATTAACTCTTAGTGTCTTACAGATTAGAGAAAAACTGGGTTTGTTGCCAATTGTGTTGCCAAGTGTGTAAACAcgattaactttaaaattattttcagttgTGATCTGTGCATTATCTCCAGTACAAGTGTTTGcattactatttttttaattttattcaaaattgtgTTTTCTAAGGTCTAGACAATTAATAGAAACaagcaataaatttatttttaaagttgaaaatttttattttttttaatgattatcTCTCAACAAACTTTACTTAAAAGTTTAacttatatgttttttattatctaGCTATTAATCTAAATATTCAAAACTCA
This genomic stretch from Drosophila gunungcola strain Sukarami unplaced genomic scaffold, Dgunungcola_SK_2 000001F, whole genome shotgun sequence harbors:
- the LOC128263042 gene encoding chymotrypsin-like protease CTRL-1, producing MGKHPIASQLLVLLFLPFPGFSQFLDPLCGTRTRTQKNTGMRVINGQIAQNNSSPWMVFLKATDYTFVCGGTLITNRLVLTAAHCFSPQKTLFARLGEYKRSFKGGYKPEVRVDAAFRHRLYNPNTHVNDIAILRLAYAVTYRENIRPICIVWDPNWRNYIDSIQLLTGTGWGNTETGMDSDELMTLEIQRRSPQVCNKYTNNNIVSNQFCAGNLNSNLCNGDSGGPLGAMITYQNKQRFIQIGIASYTNQRCQWASVYTDVLGHIDFILRVWRLYGNGQKVPLPTRKTTTTTRPPISLPTRPPNKEPTRPPIEVYYDYDTFDMTVQYPVEYPVQFQVQYPGQFQFQYFWNG